From Flavobacterium alkalisoli, the proteins below share one genomic window:
- a CDS encoding 3'-5' exonuclease, with translation MALDWLIGANLPQFWKNYLAHFEKEEKQEVHKRYVVFDMETTGLNWREDVILSIGAIGINDNAIEIKDFFEIFIRQEKFNPQSIAFSGVFKDEEEKYVEAEAMIQFLNFIKDATLVSHNINLDIEMINLALKRLELGRLKNSFMDTNALYQRWQHHVEDTQVSLDEVCDALKINKSDRLTASGNAYTTALVFLKLKAKLGF, from the coding sequence ATGGCATTAGACTGGCTTATAGGGGCTAACCTTCCACAATTCTGGAAAAATTATCTTGCTCATTTTGAAAAGGAAGAAAAACAGGAAGTACATAAACGTTATGTAGTTTTTGATATGGAAACTACAGGTCTTAACTGGCGTGAAGATGTAATACTTTCCATTGGTGCCATTGGTATAAATGATAATGCTATAGAAATAAAAGATTTCTTTGAGATTTTTATCAGGCAGGAAAAATTTAATCCGCAATCCATTGCTTTTAGTGGTGTTTTTAAGGATGAAGAAGAGAAATATGTAGAGGCCGAAGCCATGATACAGTTTCTTAATTTTATTAAAGATGCTACTTTGGTTAGCCATAATATCAATCTGGATATAGAGATGATTAACCTGGCGCTTAAGCGTTTGGAGTTAGGAAGATTGAAAAATAGCTTTATGGACACCAATGCCCTGTACCAGAGATGGCAACATCATGTTGAGGATACTCAGGTAAGTCTTGATGAAGTATGCGATGCTTTAAAAATAAATAAGAGCGATCGTTTAACTGCATCTGGTAATGCATACACAACCGCTCTTGTATTTTTAAAATTAAAAGCTAAACTGGGCTTTTAG
- a CDS encoding DUF294 nucleotidyltransferase-like domain-containing protein, which translates to MKNPVAENVANFLKYFPPFSSLTFSELLSIANQSKIIYLEKNQTLFKGGEDTHKDFYVVKSGAVGLSLTSDAEETLVDKCDEGDILGLRPFFAKNHYLMTAKAREESIICAIPIAAFEPLVTGNSEVLKFLLQSFASHTRNPYDKEHSGKLISENMIFAEHTTDIQYFQPIAYTKNPITANLDDVVMYIAKTMSNSAIGSVIIQRDKLPIGIITDRDLRSKIATGLFPIDVTADKIMTTPVITVPENISVAEAQMLMLKHNVGHLCVTKDGTEKSFITGIISEHDVVAAQSNTPGVLLKQTRRASEGKELKVVREKLSELIQNSIDKNIPVYHITNIVSEINVAITRRAIELAVQEMGTPPPARFVWINIGSQGRKEQLLLTDQDNALIFEDVDSNEYEMVKSYFLVLADKVVHTLKYVGYEMSPDDVMANNPRWCKSVTDWIKQYNTWINTPAERGVELSTLFFDLDFVYGIPEIEQVITETIIKNMDHNKKFFAYLAADTLKNPAPLGFFRQFLVENDGEHKDSFDIKSRALEPLGDAARVLALSHNLVDFTGTYQRYKKLAEIEPENEELFNNCADAFNVLMRFRTEEGLINNSDGKYLNLKDLSKSDKLKLKHCFQPINEIHDLIKNRFSLTYIN; encoded by the coding sequence ATGAAAAATCCTGTTGCTGAGAATGTTGCGAATTTTTTGAAGTACTTCCCCCCTTTCAGTAGTCTTACTTTTTCAGAGTTGCTTAGTATTGCTAATCAGTCTAAGATAATTTATCTCGAAAAAAACCAAACTTTATTTAAAGGTGGTGAAGACACCCATAAGGATTTTTATGTCGTAAAAAGTGGCGCTGTAGGGCTTTCGCTTACATCAGACGCAGAGGAAACATTAGTTGATAAATGTGATGAAGGCGATATCTTAGGCTTAAGACCTTTTTTTGCCAAAAATCATTATTTAATGACGGCAAAAGCTCGTGAAGAGTCCATTATATGTGCTATTCCTATTGCTGCGTTTGAGCCTTTAGTTACAGGAAATTCGGAAGTATTAAAATTCCTTCTTCAAAGTTTTGCATCGCATACAAGAAACCCTTATGATAAGGAACATAGCGGTAAACTGATTTCTGAAAATATGATATTTGCGGAACATACTACAGATATACAGTATTTTCAGCCCATTGCTTATACTAAGAACCCTATTACAGCCAATCTTGACGATGTGGTTATGTACATTGCTAAAACAATGTCTAACAGTGCTATAGGGAGCGTAATTATACAAAGAGACAAACTGCCTATAGGTATAATTACAGATAGGGATTTAAGGTCTAAAATAGCTACAGGGCTTTTTCCTATAGATGTTACAGCCGATAAGATTATGACAACACCGGTTATAACAGTTCCTGAAAACATATCTGTTGCTGAAGCTCAAATGCTTATGCTTAAACATAATGTAGGTCATTTATGTGTTACTAAAGACGGAACTGAGAAATCGTTTATCACTGGTATAATTTCTGAACACGATGTTGTTGCAGCGCAATCTAATACCCCAGGTGTACTTCTTAAACAAACAAGGAGAGCTTCTGAAGGTAAAGAGTTAAAGGTTGTTAGGGAAAAACTAAGTGAATTGATTCAAAACTCAATAGATAAAAACATTCCTGTTTATCATATTACAAATATAGTATCCGAAATAAATGTAGCCATAACAAGAAGAGCCATCGAGCTTGCTGTACAGGAAATGGGTACTCCCCCTCCTGCCCGCTTTGTATGGATAAATATAGGTAGTCAGGGTAGAAAAGAACAACTTTTACTTACAGATCAGGACAATGCATTAATTTTTGAAGATGTAGACTCCAACGAATATGAAATGGTTAAAAGCTATTTCCTTGTTCTGGCTGATAAAGTTGTGCATACCCTTAAATATGTGGGATATGAAATGTCTCCTGATGATGTAATGGCTAACAATCCAAGATGGTGTAAATCAGTTACCGATTGGATAAAACAATATAATACATGGATAAATACTCCGGCAGAAAGAGGTGTTGAGTTAAGTACACTTTTCTTTGATCTTGATTTTGTATATGGTATACCTGAAATAGAACAGGTTATTACCGAAACCATTATTAAAAATATGGATCACAACAAGAAGTTTTTTGCTTATCTTGCCGCAGATACATTAAAAAATCCGGCGCCGTTAGGATTCTTCAGGCAGTTTTTGGTTGAAAATGATGGTGAGCATAAAGATAGCTTCGATATTAAAAGCAGGGCTCTTGAACCATTGGGAGATGCTGCCAGGGTTTTAGCTTTGAGTCATAATCTGGTAGACTTTACAGGTACTTACCAGCGTTATAAAAAGCTGGCTGAAATAGAACCTGAAAATGAAGAATTATTCAACAACTGTGCAGACGCATTTAATGTGTTAATGCGTTTTAGAACTGAAGAAGGTTTAATTAATAATTCAGATGGTAAGTATTTGAATTTAAAAGATTTATCGAAATCAGATAAACTTAAACTTAAACATTGCTTTCAGCCTATAAACGAGATACACGACTTGATTAAAAACCGTTTTTCACTTACATATATCAATTAA